One region of Pseudomonas alvandae genomic DNA includes:
- the pedF gene encoding cytochrome c-550 PedF, with protein MTTKRNAIIATALLMGLTGAGSAWAHGNVVPQAVETKGLTPIKDTNLPVDADGWVAQNPYRNSPERDKAVEIGASAYNQNCAACHGLEAKSGGIAPDLRMLDAAEAGDEWFVERVRHGAVRDGRVYMPKMADYLSQEALWAVRTYLDSVHVEE; from the coding sequence ATGACAACAAAACGCAACGCCATCATCGCTACCGCATTGCTGATGGGGCTGACCGGCGCTGGCTCCGCGTGGGCCCATGGCAACGTAGTGCCCCAGGCAGTGGAAACCAAGGGGCTGACGCCCATCAAGGACACCAACCTGCCGGTGGATGCCGACGGCTGGGTCGCACAGAACCCTTATCGCAACTCTCCGGAGCGGGACAAGGCCGTGGAAATCGGCGCTTCGGCCTACAACCAGAACTGCGCGGCCTGCCATGGCCTGGAAGCCAAGTCCGGCGGGATCGCACCGGACCTGCGCATGCTCGACGCCGCCGAAGCCGGCGATGAATGGTTTGTCGAGCGCGTGCGCCACGGCGCGGTGCGCGACGGTCGCGTCTACATGCCGAAGATGGCCGATTACCTGAGCCAGGAAGCGCTGTGGGCGGTGCGGACTTATCTGGACAGCGTGCACGTCGAGGAGTGA
- a CDS encoding substrate-binding periplasmic protein: protein MRLFAWVMCGLLLWGPAVQAQVRSYDQMIADGELKVAVYKDFAPYSFEDQGQPRGVDVELAQALAKAMGVRLKLIWAPPGEKLDDDLRDYIWRSSPLHDRQLADLMMRVPYDHDYVQRRNDIGELENAQVVMFGPYQQECWQVAYDRRRLESVGSVAVFQQHPIGVEVDSVPSFYLTSVFNGMLSAKTRHYPTVAKAFGAMQAGEVDAVMAMRGEIDWQVHQAADPQLALAENAYPNMGKQRWEIGMAVHESNRQLAYAVEEALEGLIRDGTLKTVYAHYGLRYEVPEMYQ from the coding sequence ATGCGCTTGTTCGCGTGGGTGATGTGCGGCCTGTTGCTGTGGGGCCCGGCGGTGCAGGCGCAGGTGCGCAGCTATGACCAGATGATCGCCGACGGCGAATTGAAGGTCGCGGTCTACAAGGATTTCGCTCCCTACAGTTTCGAAGACCAGGGCCAGCCCCGGGGCGTCGATGTGGAATTGGCACAGGCCCTGGCCAAGGCCATGGGCGTGCGGCTGAAACTGATCTGGGCGCCGCCCGGCGAGAAGCTCGACGATGACCTGCGTGACTACATCTGGCGCAGCAGTCCATTGCACGACCGGCAATTGGCCGACCTGATGATGCGCGTGCCGTACGATCACGACTATGTGCAACGGCGCAACGACATCGGTGAGCTGGAAAACGCCCAGGTGGTGATGTTCGGGCCGTATCAACAGGAATGCTGGCAGGTGGCGTATGACCGTCGCCGACTGGAGTCGGTGGGCAGCGTCGCGGTGTTCCAGCAGCACCCCATCGGCGTCGAAGTCGACAGCGTGCCCTCGTTCTACCTGACCTCGGTGTTCAACGGCATGCTGAGCGCCAAGACCCGCCATTACCCCACCGTCGCCAAAGCCTTCGGGGCCATGCAGGCCGGCGAAGTCGACGCGGTCATGGCGATGCGCGGGGAGATCGACTGGCAAGTGCATCAGGCGGCCGACCCGCAGTTGGCCCTCGCTGAAAACGCCTACCCGAACATGGGCAAGCAGCGCTGGGAGATCGGCATGGCGGTGCATGAAAGCAACCGTCAGTTGGCCTACGCAGTGGAAGAGGCACTGGAAGGTTTGATTCGCGATGGCACTCTCAAGACGGTGTATGCCCACTATGGCCTGCGCTACGAAGTACCCGAGATGTACCAATAG
- a CDS encoding pentapeptide repeat-containing protein, with product MKFLPLLLLFIGAVAHADDPDTALTINGCTIAESSQCPGANLRGAKLANQDLRKMNLAGADLRDADLRHARLDLANLEKAQLQGANLNRASLQQSNLRLADFSGATLKAIQGWGLFAQGAQFQQADLTAAYLQFARLSGARLRDANLQAADLEMAWLSKADLKGADLRDANLQEVKLGESNLEQANLTGSRQHYGNFQDANMQGCVGCPTSWDR from the coding sequence ATGAAATTTTTGCCATTACTGCTTCTGTTCATCGGCGCCGTTGCCCATGCCGATGACCCCGACACCGCTCTGACAATCAACGGCTGCACCATCGCCGAATCCAGCCAATGCCCCGGCGCCAACCTGCGGGGCGCCAAGCTCGCCAACCAGGACCTGCGCAAGATGAACCTCGCCGGCGCAGACCTGCGCGATGCCGACCTGCGCCACGCGCGGCTGGACCTGGCCAATCTCGAGAAAGCGCAGCTACAGGGCGCCAATCTCAATCGAGCCAGCCTGCAACAAAGCAATCTGCGCCTGGCGGACTTCAGCGGTGCCACGCTCAAGGCTATCCAGGGCTGGGGCCTGTTTGCCCAGGGTGCGCAGTTCCAGCAGGCCGACCTGACGGCGGCCTATCTTCAGTTCGCGCGGTTGTCCGGCGCCCGACTGCGCGACGCCAACCTGCAGGCCGCCGACCTGGAAATGGCCTGGCTGAGCAAGGCCGACCTCAAGGGTGCTGATCTGCGCGATGCCAATCTGCAAGAGGTCAAGCTGGGTGAAAGCAATCTGGAGCAGGCCAACCTGACGGGCTCGCGGCAGCACTACGGAAATTTCCAGGATGCGAATATGCAGGGGTGTGTCGGGTGCCCGACTTCTTGGGATCGCTGA
- the exaA gene encoding quinoprotein ethanol dehydrogenase, whose translation MTIKTRPALSSLAIALLLAGGLSLGTQAHAAVTWEDIANDHLTTQDVLQYGMGTNAQRWSPLAQVNDKNVFKLTPAWSYSFGDEKQRGQESQAIVSDGVVYVTGSYSRVFALDAKTGKRLWTYNHRLPDNIRPCCDVVNRGAAIYGDKIYFGTLDARVVALDKNTGKVVWNKKFGDHAGGYTMTGAPVLIKDKTSGKVLLIHGSSGDEFGVVGQLFARDPDTGEEVWMRPFVEGHMGRLNGKDSTPTGDVKAPSWPDDKTTETGKVEAWSHGGGAPWQSASFDAETNTIIVGAGNPGPWNTWARTAKDGNPHDYDSLYTSGQVGVDPSTGEVKWFYQHTPNDAWDFSGNNELVLFDYKDKDGKVVKATAHADRNGFFYVVDRNNGKLQNAFPFVDNITWASHIDLKTGRPVENPGQRPAKPLPGETKGKPVEVSPPFLGGKNWNPMAYSQDTGLFYVPGNQWKEEYWTEEVSYKKGSAYLGMGFRIKRMYDDHVGSLRAMNPTTGKVVWEHKEPLPLWAGVLATKGNLVFTGTGDGFFKAFDAKTGKELWKFQTGSGIVSPPITWEQDGEQYIGVTVGYGGAVPLWGGDMAELTKPVAQGGSFWVFKIPSWDKATAQK comes from the coding sequence ATGACAATAAAAACCCGCCCCGCCCTCTCCTCCCTGGCCATTGCCTTGCTGCTTGCCGGCGGCCTGTCCCTGGGCACCCAGGCGCACGCCGCCGTGACCTGGGAAGATATCGCCAACGATCACCTGACCACCCAGGACGTGCTGCAATACGGCATGGGCACCAACGCCCAACGCTGGAGCCCACTGGCCCAGGTCAACGACAAGAACGTGTTCAAGCTGACCCCGGCCTGGTCCTATTCTTTCGGCGACGAGAAGCAACGCGGCCAGGAATCCCAGGCAATCGTCAGCGACGGCGTGGTGTACGTCACCGGCTCGTATTCGCGGGTGTTCGCGCTGGATGCCAAGACCGGCAAGCGCCTGTGGACCTACAACCACCGCCTGCCGGACAACATCCGCCCGTGCTGCGACGTGGTCAACCGCGGCGCGGCCATCTATGGCGACAAGATCTACTTCGGCACCTTGGATGCCCGCGTCGTCGCCTTGGACAAGAACACCGGCAAGGTGGTGTGGAACAAGAAGTTCGGCGACCACGCCGGCGGCTACACCATGACCGGCGCCCCGGTGCTGATCAAGGACAAGACCAGCGGCAAGGTCCTGCTGATCCACGGCAGTTCCGGCGATGAGTTCGGCGTGGTTGGGCAACTGTTCGCCCGTGATCCGGACACTGGCGAAGAAGTCTGGATGCGCCCGTTTGTCGAAGGCCACATGGGCCGCCTCAACGGCAAGGACAGCACCCCGACCGGCGACGTGAAGGCGCCGTCCTGGCCTGACGACAAGACCACCGAGACCGGCAAGGTCGAAGCCTGGAGCCACGGCGGTGGCGCACCTTGGCAGAGCGCCAGTTTCGATGCCGAGACCAACACCATCATCGTCGGCGCGGGCAACCCCGGCCCTTGGAACACCTGGGCGCGCACGGCCAAGGACGGCAATCCGCATGACTACGACAGCCTCTACACCTCCGGCCAGGTGGGTGTCGACCCAAGCACCGGTGAAGTGAAATGGTTCTACCAGCACACGCCGAACGACGCCTGGGATTTCTCCGGCAACAACGAGCTGGTGCTATTCGACTACAAGGACAAGGACGGCAAGGTGGTCAAGGCCACCGCCCACGCCGACCGCAACGGCTTCTTCTATGTGGTGGATCGCAATAACGGCAAGTTGCAGAACGCCTTCCCCTTCGTCGACAACATCACCTGGGCCAGCCACATCGACCTGAAGACCGGTCGGCCGGTGGAAAATCCCGGCCAGCGCCCAGCCAAGCCGCTGCCGGGAGAAACCAAGGGCAAGCCGGTGGAAGTCTCGCCGCCGTTCCTCGGCGGCAAGAACTGGAACCCCATGGCCTACAGCCAGGACACCGGCCTGTTCTACGTACCGGGCAACCAATGGAAAGAGGAGTACTGGACCGAGGAAGTCAGCTATAAAAAAGGCTCCGCCTACCTGGGCATGGGTTTCCGGATCAAGCGCATGTATGACGATCACGTCGGCAGCCTGCGAGCCATGAATCCCACCACCGGCAAGGTGGTGTGGGAGCACAAGGAGCCGCTGCCGCTGTGGGCCGGCGTGCTGGCAACCAAGGGCAACCTGGTGTTCACCGGCACCGGCGACGGATTCTTCAAGGCCTTCGATGCGAAAACCGGCAAGGAGCTGTGGAAGTTCCAGACCGGCAGCGGCATCGTCTCCCCGCCCATCACCTGGGAGCAGGACGGCGAGCAGTACATCGGCGTGACCGTCGGCTACGGCGGCGCCGTGCCGTTGTGGGGCGGCGACATGGCCGAACTGACCAAGCCAGTGGCCCAGGGTGGTTCGTTCTGGGTGTTCAAGATTCCGAGTTGGGATAAGGCCACGGCGCAGAAATAA
- a CDS encoding response regulator, producing the protein MNILLVDDHAVVRQGYASLLRAMMPELQVREAASGEEALSQVQEQVPNLVIMDFGLPGISGLETTRRLRQRLPQLRVLFFSMHDELPLVRQALEAGAAGYLTKNSAPQVLVEAVRRVLAGHAYIEQALATQLACATTRHDSDPRLQSMTQRELEIFVMLAKGTPARTIAERLCISAKTVSNHLTLLKSKLQVSSHAELVHLGIDMGVVRVAG; encoded by the coding sequence ATGAACATTTTGTTGGTGGATGACCACGCCGTGGTCCGGCAAGGCTACGCCAGCCTGTTGCGAGCAATGATGCCGGAGCTGCAGGTTCGCGAAGCCGCTTCGGGTGAAGAGGCGTTGAGCCAGGTGCAGGAGCAGGTACCGAACCTGGTGATCATGGACTTCGGGCTGCCGGGCATCAGCGGGCTGGAAACCACCCGGCGCCTGCGGCAGCGCCTGCCGCAACTGCGGGTGTTGTTTTTCAGCATGCACGATGAATTGCCATTGGTTCGCCAGGCGCTGGAGGCCGGCGCGGCAGGTTACCTGACGAAGAATTCGGCACCGCAAGTATTGGTGGAAGCGGTGCGGCGGGTGTTGGCCGGTCATGCCTATATCGAACAGGCCCTGGCGACGCAATTGGCTTGCGCGACCACCCGCCACGACAGCGATCCGCGCCTGCAATCGATGACCCAACGCGAGCTGGAGATCTTCGTCATGCTCGCCAAGGGCACGCCCGCGCGAACCATTGCCGAACGGCTGTGCATCAGCGCCAAGACCGTTTCCAACCACCTGACGTTGCTCAAGAGCAAGTTGCAGGTCAGTTCCCATGCCGAGTTGGTGCATCTGGGGATTGATATGGGGGTGGTGCGGGTGGCGGGGTGA